From the genome of Vicia villosa cultivar HV-30 ecotype Madison, WI linkage group LG2, Vvil1.0, whole genome shotgun sequence, one region includes:
- the LOC131649269 gene encoding translation initiation factor IF3-1, mitochondrial-like codes for MAFWHRIRNSNLKTLYSQFHTSFTHLLPHSSFSNSTPKTPPIPLFHHKPSFVFNSVRFYAVPVQFQVKPKNEEDDSDGPRLNDQIKAKFVRLVLDDGHSVVSRFEALERAKKLKFDLVEVDKNAKPPVCKIMDFHKEMYKKKENDKERAKSKSEMTMRKECKEVRFSEKTESKDLKMKADMVRKLMDKGYRVKVKATGNADQAMLNSISRLSALIEDVCIVESGPHLTKKEAYMIVRHLKYGPAKKGVKKSQDAVHTDVKAEEDDVEPLTANSSDSINSKNQSSPEYQFETQETVISHGNKQFPFSADRSDKIVNDKNDSVSPPVLENRYKKANNRGENKVQPNAQVPPAVTENRYRKAEPRNRSQQTTPTINPATRDTNRWTPSNSNHPPGSRSPMPSRDNIHPNPRGPNTKSPGYGLFSRDA; via the exons ATGGCGTTTTGGCACCGAATCCGTAACTCTAACCTCAAAACCTTATACTCCCAATTTCACACATCTTTCACTCATCTTCTTCCCCATTCTTCATTCTCCAATTCCACCCCCAAAACTCCCCCTATTCCCCTTTTCCATCACAAACCCTCTTTTGTTTTCAATAGCGTCAGGTTTTATGCTGTTCCCGTTCAG TTTCAGGTTAAGCCCAAGAATGAGGAGGATGACTCTGATGGGCCGCGCTTGAATGATCAAATCAAAGCTAAATTTGTCAGACTTGTCTTGGATGATG GACATTCTGTAGTTTCAAGGTTTGAAGCATTGGAACGTGCCAAGAAGCTTAAGTTTGATTTAGTTGAG GTTGATAAAAATGCTAAGCCACCTGTTTGTAAAATCATGGACTTCCACAAGGAAATgtacaagaaaaaagaaaatgacaaGGAACGTGCTAAAAGCAAG TCTGAGATGACAATGCGAAAGGAATGTAAGGAAGTACGATTTTCTGAAAAAACC GAATCAAAAGATCTTAAGATGAAAGCAGACATGGTTCGAAAGCTAATGGATAAGGGTTATCGGGTGAAG gtcaaggcaacaggcaacgcaGATCAGGCTATGTTAAACTCAATATCCCGTCTTTCGGCTCTG ATAGAAGATGTCTGTATTGTGGAAAGTGGACCGCATTTGACAAAAAAAGAAGCTTATATGATAGTCAGACATCTGAAATATGGACCGGCTAAGAAAGGTGTGAAAAAATCTCAAGATGCCGTACACACGGATGTGAAAGCCGAGGAGGATGATGTTGAACCATTAACTGCCAATTCTAGTGATTCTATTAACTCTAAGAATCAGAGTTCTCCTGAATATCAGTTTGAAACACAAGAGACAGTGATTTCTCATGGTAACAAGCAATTTCCATTCTCGGCTGATAGATCAGATAAAATTGTCAACGACAAGAATGATTCAGTTTCTCCACCCGTACTAGAAAATAGATATAAAAAAGCTAATAATCGTGGTGAGAACAAGGTTCAACCGAATGCGCAGGTGCCTCCTGCTGTGACTGAAAATAGGTACAGAAAAGCCGAGCCTAGAAACAGGTCCCAACAAACAACACCGACTATAAATCCAGCGACAAGAGACACAAACAGATGGACACCCTCGAATTCAAATCACCCTCCTGGATCAAGAAGCCCGATGCCTTCCCGTGACAATATCCACCCGAATCCTAGAGGTCCGAATACAAAAAGTCCCGGCTACGGTCTTTTTAGTAGGGATGCATAG
- the LOC131649271 gene encoding uncharacterized protein LOC131649271 isoform X1 gives MMEFDEYEYLEKTVDNSELKNKNGEKTVKLDDSVRSRSSNSKHKDNEKHDDVDVDNWFMYSKSGDGSRGYDREKERGLSRRRSRPRDGDKENDQRRGSQGNGDRKRDRERESEGKYRRERDRDQEVERERRKRGSEGEREKERTQRSKSISERNRGDMDGRTRETSRDRGMARDTKDYRDRGMARDTKEPDREKLENRRHNEKKEDAAEPETDPERDQRTVFAYQISLKADERDVYEFFSRAGKVRDVRLILDRNSRRSKGVGYIEFYDVMSVPMAIALSGQPILGQPVMVKPSEAEKNLVQSTASVANGPSGNLGPYSGGARRLYVGNLHSSITEADLHGVFEAFGQVELVQLPLDDIGHCKGFGFVQFARLEDAKNAQSLNSQLEIGGRTIKVSAVTDQSGMQEFGGNTGDIDDDEGGGLSLNASSRALLMQRLDRSGIASSIVGFLGNPVVNNTGLNLQATGNIPVLTSPSIDTIGVPSECLLLKNMFDPENETEPDFDLDVKEDVEAECSKFGNLKHIYVDKKSSGFVYLRFEDTQSAIGAQRALHGRWFAGKMITASFMVPQSYEDRFPDSK, from the exons ATGATGGAATTTGATGAGTATGAATATCTAGAGAAAACAGTTGATAATTCTGAGCTTAAGAACAAGAATGGGGAAAAGACTGTGAAATTGGATGATAGTGTTCGTAGTAGAAGCTCGAACTCGAAGCATAAGGATAATGAGAAGcatgatgatgttgatgttgatAATTGGTTTATGTATTCGAAATCTGGAGATGGTTCTCGTGGTTATGACAGGGAGAAAGAAAGAGGCTTGTCTCGGCGTCGTTCTAGACCTAGAGATGGAGATAAGGAGAACGATCAGCGTAGAGGCTCTCAGGGTAACGGGGATAGGAAGAGAGATAGGGAGAGGGAGAGTGAAGGAAAGTATAGAAGGGAGAGAGACAGAGATCAGGAGGTTGAAAGAGAGAGAAGGAAACGAGGGAGTGAGGGCGAAAGAGAGAAAGAACGCACTCAACGAAGCAAAAGTATATCTGAAAGGAATCGAGGTGATATGGATGGCAGAACCCGAGAGACAAGTCGTGATAGAGGAATGGCAAGGGACACAAAGGATTACAGAGACAGAGGAATGGCAAGGGACACTAAGGAACCGGATAGAGAAAAGTTGGAAAACAG ACGGCATAATGAGAAAAAGGAAGATGCAGCCGAACCTGAGACCGACCCTGAAAGAGATCAAAGAACTGTGTTTGCTTATCAG ATTTCTCTTAAAGCGGATGAAAGAGATGTTTATGAGTTCTTCTCAAGGGCAGGCAAG GTGCGAGACGTTCGCTTGATTTTGGACCGCAATTCAAGACGTTCTAAAGGTGTCGG GTATATTGAGTTCTACGATGTTATGTCTGTTCCCATGGCAATAGCGCTTTCAGGCCAACCAATTCTCGGTCAACCAGTGATGGTGAAGCCATCAGAAGCAGAAAAGAATTTGGTTCAGTCTACAGCATCTGTTGCCAATGGACCTTCTGGAAATTTAGGTCCTTATTCTGGGGGTGCAAGAAGGCTCTATGTTGGCAATCTGCATTCCAGTATTACTGAAGCTGATCTTCATGGG GTCTTTGAAGCATTTGGTCAAGTTGAGCTAGTTCAGCTGCCTCTTGATGACATTGGGCATTGCAAAGGTTTTGGCTTTGTGCAG TTTGCCCGCCTTGAAGATGCAAAAAATGCTCAGAGCTTGAATAGTCAATTGGAGATTGGTGGCAGGACAATCAAG GTATCAGCTGTTACTGATCAGTCTGGAATGCAAGAATTTGGTGGAAATACTggtgatattgatgatgatgaaggtgGTGGCTTG TCCTTGAATGCCTCGTCCCGAGCATTACTCATGCAGAGGTTGGATCGCAGTGGCATTGCATCAAG TATCGTTGGTTTTCTGGGCAATCCCGTTGTCAACAATACAGGCCTTAATCTACAAGCAACGGGAAACATACCAGTGCTGACAAGTCCTTCTATTGATACAATTGGCGTTCCAAGTGAATGCTTATTGTTAAAGAATATGTTTGATCCAGAAAATGAG ACGGAACCAGACTTCGATTTGGATGTTAAAGAAGATGTTGAAGCAGAATGCTCGAAGTTCGGGAACTTAAAACATATATACGTTGATAA GAAGAGTTCTGGGTTTGTCTACTTACGATTTGAAGATACCCAATCTGCTATAGGCGCACAGCGGGCCTTACATGGAAGATGGTTTGCCGGGAAGATGATCACTGCAAGCTTTATG GTGCCCCAGTCATACGAGGATAGATTCCCAGACAGCAAATAA
- the LOC131649271 gene encoding uncharacterized protein LOC131649271 isoform X2 yields MLKRSNSSSDAYRQKQCFIWLRVGRSFCFCIRHNEKKEDAAEPETDPERDQRTVFAYQISLKADERDVYEFFSRAGKVRDVRLILDRNSRRSKGVGYIEFYDVMSVPMAIALSGQPILGQPVMVKPSEAEKNLVQSTASVANGPSGNLGPYSGGARRLYVGNLHSSITEADLHGVFEAFGQVELVQLPLDDIGHCKGFGFVQFARLEDAKNAQSLNSQLEIGGRTIKVSAVTDQSGMQEFGGNTGDIDDDEGGGLSLNASSRALLMQRLDRSGIASSIVGFLGNPVVNNTGLNLQATGNIPVLTSPSIDTIGVPSECLLLKNMFDPENETEPDFDLDVKEDVEAECSKFGNLKHIYVDKKSSGFVYLRFEDTQSAIGAQRALHGRWFAGKMITASFMVPQSYEDRFPDSK; encoded by the exons ATGCTTAAGAGAAGCAATTCATCTTCTGATGCCTATAGGCAAAAGCAATGTTTCATTTGGCTACGTGTTGGTCGTAGTTTCTGTTTCTGCAT ACGGCATAATGAGAAAAAGGAAGATGCAGCCGAACCTGAGACCGACCCTGAAAGAGATCAAAGAACTGTGTTTGCTTATCAG ATTTCTCTTAAAGCGGATGAAAGAGATGTTTATGAGTTCTTCTCAAGGGCAGGCAAG GTGCGAGACGTTCGCTTGATTTTGGACCGCAATTCAAGACGTTCTAAAGGTGTCGG GTATATTGAGTTCTACGATGTTATGTCTGTTCCCATGGCAATAGCGCTTTCAGGCCAACCAATTCTCGGTCAACCAGTGATGGTGAAGCCATCAGAAGCAGAAAAGAATTTGGTTCAGTCTACAGCATCTGTTGCCAATGGACCTTCTGGAAATTTAGGTCCTTATTCTGGGGGTGCAAGAAGGCTCTATGTTGGCAATCTGCATTCCAGTATTACTGAAGCTGATCTTCATGGG GTCTTTGAAGCATTTGGTCAAGTTGAGCTAGTTCAGCTGCCTCTTGATGACATTGGGCATTGCAAAGGTTTTGGCTTTGTGCAG TTTGCCCGCCTTGAAGATGCAAAAAATGCTCAGAGCTTGAATAGTCAATTGGAGATTGGTGGCAGGACAATCAAG GTATCAGCTGTTACTGATCAGTCTGGAATGCAAGAATTTGGTGGAAATACTggtgatattgatgatgatgaaggtgGTGGCTTG TCCTTGAATGCCTCGTCCCGAGCATTACTCATGCAGAGGTTGGATCGCAGTGGCATTGCATCAAG TATCGTTGGTTTTCTGGGCAATCCCGTTGTCAACAATACAGGCCTTAATCTACAAGCAACGGGAAACATACCAGTGCTGACAAGTCCTTCTATTGATACAATTGGCGTTCCAAGTGAATGCTTATTGTTAAAGAATATGTTTGATCCAGAAAATGAG ACGGAACCAGACTTCGATTTGGATGTTAAAGAAGATGTTGAAGCAGAATGCTCGAAGTTCGGGAACTTAAAACATATATACGTTGATAA GAAGAGTTCTGGGTTTGTCTACTTACGATTTGAAGATACCCAATCTGCTATAGGCGCACAGCGGGCCTTACATGGAAGATGGTTTGCCGGGAAGATGATCACTGCAAGCTTTATG GTGCCCCAGTCATACGAGGATAGATTCCCAGACAGCAAATAA